The following DNA comes from Nitrospinota bacterium.
GATCATAAAGCCCTCCTCGATCCACCCACGGTGGATGTCAGCAGCCGTATTCTGTGGTGTCTGGGAAAACTAGGTTTTAAAAGAGATCACCCTGGCGTCCAGAGGGCGCTTGCGTTTGTAAAATTGCGTCAGGAACCGGACGGTTGTTGGTGGGGCCGTTGGGGAGTGAATTATATTTATGGGACGTTTCTGGCGTTGAACGGGCTCAAACACATTGGTGAGGACATGAGTCAACCCTTCATCGGCAAGGCGGTGCACTGGCTTGCGGCGCATCAAAATGAAGATGGGGGCTGGGGCGAAACCTGCGAGAGCTATGCAAACCCTGAGTTGCGGGGGCAGGGAGTGAGCACCGCTTCGCAAACGGCCTGGGCCATTTTAGGGTTGGTCGCCGCTAACGAAGCTTCAAATCCTGTGGTCAAAAATGGCGTTGATTTCTTGCTGAAAAGGCAAAATGCGGAAGGCACCTGGTGGGAGGATGAATTCACCGGGACGGGGTTTCCCGTACACTTCTTTATCAAATACCATATGTACCAGCATTTTTTCCCCTTGATGGCGTTATCCCGCTATCGCAATGCGATTGATGAGGGAAAAACAGCTGGTACTCAATAATGTCTCAGTAATTCGACGGCAAACTTGGTGCGGGTCAGATATTCCGTGGCGGAGGCGATGACCTCCCCGCTGGCAACATCGATCAGGGTGACGTGGACATCGAGATTGGTTCCGAGGTCGGTCAGCTTGCCGGTCAGGATGGCCTGCGCATTTAAAGCGTCACCCAGTCGTTGCAATTCCGGTTTGGTGTAGGAGTAGGCAGGCGGGAGGTTGAGTTGGGCCAGCACATCATCGACTTCGCCTTTCTGGGTCACGCGAAACACACGGTCTTTGGCGATGGCTTCGATGACCCGGCTGGAAATATATTCCCCGAGGATGGGCGCCTTTTTCTCGGCGTTGACGGGATCGATCACCGCCACCCGGTTGACTTCATATTCGAACGCATCCTTTGAAAGCTTCTTGACGATTTTTTCCGCTTTTCCCTTGTAGTAACTGGAATCCGACTGCGTTCGGAACCATTGAGACCAGGTCTCCGAGGGGGCCATCTTGACCTCACAGGCGGTGACAAAGGTCATGAGGGTGAGGAGGTAAAAAAGATTTTTAGCTTTCATAGGTTTTTAAATCCCACCAGTGGGTTTTATTCCCCGTAGCTTGCTACGGCTTTTAAATGAAAATCCTTGTCGGAGCCCCCGTCCGCTTGCGGCGGAGTCGTTGATTCCCAGTTATTTTAATCATCTATCGTCATTTTGACGGTTTTACTAAAGGCAGTTGCTCGATAATTCTGCAAAGCTCTGTGAAAATCAATTTTCGCCACCTCGAACCCGGTTTTTGAAAACTCTTTTTTTCAGGGGACGGTAGAATTTATGAAAAATCCTTGAAAATCATGTATAAATAGGGGTTATACACTTTAAAAAACTTTTCCAAAGGGTCGATATGTTCAGGATTGTTTGTTTAGTAGGGGTGTGGCTGTTGGCGGGCCTGTTGATTTTACCGGCATGCGCTGAAAAAGTTGATGAAGAACCTGTGGTCAAACTTCCGCCCAGGGAGCATACCTGGGTGCGCAAGGAAACGGTGAGAAAATCCAAGGATGCTTTCTTTGCCAAACAAGATGTCGCCCAGCCGGACATTCCCATCAATGAGGCATTGATGAAACGTTTGAGTCAGCCCGTCCCTTTGAAGGGCAAGGCTTCGGTGACGGATAGAGAATCCTGTTTGGCTGTGCTTCGGCCTTTGAATCAAAAAAGAACTGAAATTCAAAAGGCGGGCGGAGTGTGGCATGCCTTTGAACGGTCTGACGAGGTGCGCGCATTTTCTG
Coding sequences within:
- a CDS encoding FlgO family outer membrane protein, coding for MKAKNLFYLLTLMTFVTACEVKMAPSETWSQWFRTQSDSSYYKGKAEKIVKKLSKDAFEYEVNRVAVIDPVNAEKKAPILGEYISSRVIEAIAKDRVFRVTQKGEVDDVLAQLNLPPAYSYTKPELQRLGDALNAQAILTGKLTDLGTNLDVHVTLIDVASGEVIASATEYLTRTKFAVELLRHY